The following are encoded together in the Pseudomonadota bacterium genome:
- a CDS encoding PEP-CTERM sorting domain-containing protein translates to MRKNGLIFVSTFLLLLTATAAIAGPVPVTVPEPSSMLLFGTGLVGLAGIARKKKK, encoded by the coding sequence ATGCGTAAAAATGGCTTAATATTTGTAAGCACCTTTCTGCTTCTTTTAACAGCTACAGCGGCAATTGCAGGTCCTGTTCCGGTTACAGTCCCGGAACCTTCCTCCATGCTTCTTTTCGGCACCGGTCTTGTCGGGCTTGCAGGCATTGCACGAAAAAAGAAAAAATAA